The sequence ACCAGATCGACCACCTCCCCAAGGAGGTCGTCCGTCAGGTCGAGGTCCTGGAGCGCGCCGCCGAACTGACCGCCGAGGCCATGCCCCGGCTGCGCTCGATGAGAAACCTGAACGAGTACTGGATCGAGATCAACCGGCTGGAGAACCAGGCTGACCAGGTTTACCGGCGCCTTCTCGCCAAGCTCTTCGGCGGGGAGTACGACGCGTTGACCGTCCTCAAGATGAAGGAGGTCATCGATCAGCTTGAGATGGCCGCCGACGCCTTCGAGCACGTGGCCAACACGATCGAGTCGATCGCGGTCAAGGAAAGCTGAGTGGACCTCACGCTCGCACTCGTCATCGGCGTGGTGGTCGTGGCGTTGGCGTTCGACTACACCAACGGCTTCCACGACGCAGCCAACGCGATCGCCACCTCGGTCTCGACGCGTGCGCTGACGCCGAGGGCCGCCTTGTTCATGGCCGCGGCGATGAACTTCCTGGGTGCCCATCTGGGCACTCAGGTGGCGGCGACCGTCGGTAAGGGCATCATCGACGCCCCACAGGGCAGCCACGGTCTGGTGATCGTGGGGGCCGCCCTGGTCGGCGCGATCACCTGGAACCTCATCACCTGGTACTTCGGCCTGCCGTCCTCCAGCAGCCACGCCCTGATCGGTGGTCTGGTCGGCTCGGCGCTCGCCTCGTCCAGCAACGTCCACTGGGACGGGGTGGTGGACAAGGTCGTCATTCCGATGATCCTCTCCCCGGTGCTCGGCTTCCTCCTGGCCGCGATCATCATGATCGCCATCCTGTGGGGCTTCCGTCACTCCCAGCCGGCGAAGACCAATCGGGGCTTCCGCCACGCGCAGACCATCTCGGCCGCTGCCATGGCTCTCGGCCACGGCCTGCAGGACGCGCAGAAGACCATGGGTGTGATCTTCCTGGCACTCGTGGTCGGGGGATACCAGAACGACGGCGACCCGATCCCCCAGTGGGTCATCCTGTCCGCCGCGACGGCCATCTCCCTGGGCACCTACGCGGGTGGCTGGCGGATCATGCGGACGCTCGGCCGCCGGATCATCGCGCTCACCCCTCCGCAGGGATTCGCAGCCGAGGCGGCCGCCGCCACCGTCCTCTACACCGCCGCCATCGGTTTCGGCGCACCCATCTCCACGACGCACACGATCACCAGTGCGATCATGGGCGTGGGGGCGACCAAACGGCTGTCCGCGGTGCGCTGGGGCGTCGCGGGCAACATCGTGACCGGCTGGATTCTGACGATCCCGGCCGCCGCGCTGGTCGCCGCGCTGACCTACTACGCGCTCCACTGGATGGTCGAGTAGCCATCATCACCGAACGCCGGCCGGGGGTTCCCGGCCGGCGTTCTCCCGTTCCGGCGCACGACCGCTCCGCCGTAGGGGGTCGCCTCCGGTGTTATCTCCGGTACATGACGTCGACGTCCCACCGGGTGAAACCCAGCTTCTCGTAGAGATGGATCGCCGCGGGGTTGCTCTCGTCCACGTACAGCATGACCTGGGCCA is a genomic window of Streptosporangium album containing:
- a CDS encoding DUF47 domain-containing protein, with protein sequence MRLRLTPSEDSYYDLFADSANNLVTASRLLVEIISDGSDREALAEKMRACEHAGDERTHAIMNRLNESFITPFDREDIYRLASNLDDVMDYMEAAADLIVLYQIDHLPKEVVRQVEVLERAAELTAEAMPRLRSMRNLNEYWIEINRLENQADQVYRRLLAKLFGGEYDALTVLKMKEVIDQLEMAADAFEHVANTIESIAVKES
- a CDS encoding inorganic phosphate transporter, giving the protein MDLTLALVIGVVVVALAFDYTNGFHDAANAIATSVSTRALTPRAALFMAAAMNFLGAHLGTQVAATVGKGIIDAPQGSHGLVIVGAALVGAITWNLITWYFGLPSSSSHALIGGLVGSALASSSNVHWDGVVDKVVIPMILSPVLGFLLAAIIMIAILWGFRHSQPAKTNRGFRHAQTISAAAMALGHGLQDAQKTMGVIFLALVVGGYQNDGDPIPQWVILSAATAISLGTYAGGWRIMRTLGRRIIALTPPQGFAAEAAAATVLYTAAIGFGAPISTTHTITSAIMGVGATKRLSAVRWGVAGNIVTGWILTIPAAALVAALTYYALHWMVE